tatttaattattcatgGATTATGCCTTCTGATCCAGTGAATTAGACCTGTAAAACAagatagaagctaaccggacggtggttgcccgattaactctccgttttgagtatatgaatgtagtcTCATCTTCCTAAGTTAGAAGTTATTCCTAAGTTAGAGTTTGCATCCAAATAGGTAAGATACCCGAGAGTATCAGTAGATCTGATAATCCGTCCGAATCCcagggtcgacgcgctttgtccgGATCCTCGGGGATTCGACATTATTCTTGTCGGGTGCTGTTTCACTGAAGGCGGATCCTATGGATTCGACCACCTCTTTCATATGTTTGGCCCTTCGCGACGGTCATGGGGATTGTAAAATAGTGAGAAGGTCGGAAAAGGCGGCCAAAAACAGTGTCGGTGGTGGGACTCAAATAATAGTGTTTGagtaatttttaataagtttattttagtttcattgagttattttttaaataaatttgaaaattaagttaaaatcataatttaaaatatataggtgtaaatattttaaaaaaaaatctaaaaacttATTTGCACGTTTAACCTAATGTTTGGCACATACGTGGCAAGACAGATTAacgccacataagtaaaatcGCGTGCCAAATTTGagttggacattattgaaacgaaatcatacgtttcaggacaaattggataaaattgaaagatttcaACTTTTATGGAACTTTCATGAAATGTCTGttcttttttaatcatttggccattcaaatttttaactCCTAATTTGTGATCATAAGTTGTTCTTTATCTgctgttttttttagtttattttttactaCAGAGAAAAGAGATGATGTCgtcgtatttttaaattaataaataacataTAATTGGTATTATATATGATTGTTTTTAGAATAAGACTATATGACCTATAATGGAACGAGTATCATGCACAGTATATGCGTTGCCTCATTTGAAAATCGCCTcacgaaaacaaaaaaaaacgttaatAAATTTCTTTGCTAAATCGATACAATCTTCAATCAAAAGCTCATAAAATCTACTAAAGATGGATTTCTAGTTTCCAAAACCACATTCATAGTCTCAGATTCAATAATTAAGTTATCCTAGCCTTTGAGACAACTAAGCGCTTTTCGGATACTGATAAGGGATTTTCCCGATGCTGAAGGTAGCTTGTTGCTTACCCATTTTTTGAGAACATATTACCCATCTTCGGGCAAACAAGTTGAGTAACCAAAAATATTCACCTGCTTAGCTTGAATAATCCGGCCATAACAGTCCTTCAAACCAATCTCATGCTTGCTTCCAAAGACAGCAGCATCAACATTTGCCTTCCACTTTCCTTGCTCCGGATAAGACCATCTCGCCATTCCCGTGCGAGCCGTATTTCTCCTCTACCAGAATTAGCTGCTTTCCACGCCAATAACTAATGACAGGCAACAGTCACAAATGATCTGGCAGACGCCTTGCTAGCTATTCCGAACCACATTATTCTGATTCAACCACATATTTCGGCAAACCAAAGCGACATGGGGGTTTCTCCTCCTCCGACATCTCTGATAACCACCACCCCACACATTCTTTGAAAATAGCAAACTCACCCGTCATTCCTTCCAATCTCGCCATATTCCAGCAATCAACAACCATTGGAACATCGATAGAAGAGGTGAGCTGTGAAGTCCACTCCATTTTGACAAACCATACACGTAGAATTTGTAAAAACCATGCGCGTTAAAGAGCTTCTGTCGTTGGCACATTATCAGAGCAAGATCTCTAGATgaagttacaaacgttaagcgGTATGGGTAACTTTGATTCCATAAATCACAAGCTGCGGTATCAATAAACCCACATATTTGTTTGTAGGAACTTCTAACTGAGAACTTCCTTTGGGTTCCAGAGACCACCACCACCTAGCCTTCACCTCCCTTGAGCTCACCGACGCTTCATGCCAGCGACATCCATCCACACAAAGGAGTTGATACACCTTTGTATCAACTAAATTAGGAGGGCAAGTACTGATACAACCATCCTCTTTACCTAACCAACAAGAAATTTTGCAAATAGAAGTACTTTTACCATCTCCAATTCTAACACGGGCACCCGACTTCATCACATCTTGGGCCTCAAAAATACTATGCCAAACAAAACTAGAATTACTCCCTAATTTCACTTCTAACAGTGGGGACTTTGGAAAATAACTAGCTTTAAACAACTTCACCATCAAATTATTTTCCTCATTAACCTACCGCCAAGCTAGTCAAGCCAACATAGCAATATTAAAGCTCCGGATCTTTTTGAATCCCATACCGCCAAATGTTTTAGACACACAATGTTTATCCCATAGTTCTgattatatatgaaatatatacaaaatatatacaaaatcgtatataaaatatttttaaaaaactcatacatcattattttaaaaaaatccgtatttttgtaaataaaattatcagaataatattttgtaaatatttctgCATTCCTAGCGTTTATGAGAACACcgcaaaattaaaattgaatgaaTTAGTAAGCCTGAAAACAAAGAGAGCACATTGCGAATTACACTCTCTTTAAACACTCACTCGTTCTAGTTTATAAAAAGACCAGGGATGTATAACAGCCAAATTACATGACTCTGAAACCTAATAATATTCTACAAGCCAAAATAACTTTgcctataaaacaaaaccaaaataacTTGGCctataaaaacaaaaccaatttcTACAATGTCACATGTACAGTATACCTGTCTGCCCACAAACAAGTTGGTCTATGAGCTAACAAGGAAAGACATTGATCTATCTCACTATCCAGtagaaaatattaaatgttaACGGAGTTAACATTCGTGCTACCTTAGGGAGTGCAGGATAGGTGAGCGTACCGAGCATGAACCAGTTGAAGCTTAAGAGAGCAACTGCGTCGGAAGCCGGTTTGTTATTTATAGTGGAGAAAAACTGAACCACACTTTTCAATGACATGCCAACGACAGCAAACAGTGCTACGACAAGAGGCATACAAGGGTCCGCAGCCTTCCAGATAATGATTCCAACTAAAAGGGACAACACCGCACTGAAGAGAGACTGCGACAGAGCAGCGTCCCTCCTTTCGTTGAGACCCTCATCAATGTCGACGCTGCTTGAGTTAACAGAACGTGAAAATGAGCTAAATGATTCCGTAGCTGCACATTTAGTTTTCAAGAAAGTCAGCAATTCTGCTTCACTCTTGCCCTGACTTTCCCACGCATTTTTAAGCATCGCTAGGTCTTCAAATATTATCCCAGTAGCTTTATAACAGGTTTGTCCACGCCCATCAGAAATGCTATAATGGATGGTATCTGCAATGTCGGTCTTCTGTGCATTGTCTCTGCTAGCACTCTTTTTAGAGCTCCGATCTTTAACAAAATTTTCCTTCAATTGCTGATTTTCAACTTTCAGATCCTGCAACTGTTCAAAAAAAAGATTCATTTTACTTGTGAACCAGCAATAAAAGCAATGGCACGGGTTCTATGTCAATAGTACACTTATTAACTATTAAATCGTTAATCGGGCTATAGATCAGGTCAAGCTAGAGGAATTTGAAACTGAATTTCTAACTGAACAAAACTGTATCTAATACGGTTGTATAACTGAAATAATTGCTGAACTACAAATGAAGCAATTCGATACAGGATACAGCAAAAGATAATCAAATTCATTTTACATCTGCTATATTGCAAACAACCAAATGACATTTTTGATGCGAAACCAAATGTTATCTATGTAAACCTGCATACTTAATCTTTTTACTCCACCTCGAGGGTGCAGGATGTAAAATTTGCATGATCCTATATCCATAAATGTTATTTGATTTGCTAATTGTGAATGCATATAAACATGTGTGCTAGACTGTAAGTGAAGAAGGCTGCCAAAAAATACATAACACAAATATGATTAGACAAACACAAAGCAATGCAACCACACAAACAATTTGAAGAAATGATACGCCATTGAGTCTAAAAAAAACTACATAAACACCGACTCCTCTGCAACTAACCAAGCAGTTCAGTTCTATGTCATATAATTACAAGAAATTAGCAGTTTTactgatttttttcttttgtaatgaaCTTTATAAACACATTGATAACTTCAAACAAATAACATACTAATTAGACCTCTGACTAAGATTTTCAAGACTACCGAGATATGTTGCCAAAAGTTATCATATAAATGTCTAGAGTATGAACAAAATTAATACCGGGAAGAAAGAAATCTTACAGTAGAATCTCAGCTTAGAAGATGAATTTACTGGAAAGTGAACATTACCTCATCCTGTAGCAATTCAAATTTGGCAATGAGATTGTCATTTTCATCTTCAACTTCTGCTAGCATCGACTCTAAAATTCTACATTCTTTAATTGATGTATGGAGTTGGTGCTGAAGTTCCTTTCTGTCCCATGCAAGATTGTCCAACTCTATCTGCATCTCATGCAAATGATCTTGCAGCTGAAAATCACAGCAGCAAAGCAGTTACAAGAACATCTTATAAAAGAACCAAAAAGTAAACATATGCAACCTCAATATAGGACAATCTTGGGCCTGTTAACATAGTAGATTACAAATTCAGATATCATCAAATTAAATCAGTATTCTGAGCATCCTTGGGAAACTTAAATTGTATGAACCATTCATGTAAGGAATTATGAAAAAGAGAACACCGAATTTCACTACTGTTATTGACTTAAGTTGTTCAGATACAGTTCCAGCAAAGCCATATACAGAGTTACCAACCGTTTGAAGTTCTAGTAAGACTTTCTATTCCACCATATAAATATTGACTAAATGTATTTACTCAAGTGGTAACACTGCACGCTAGTCGGATGATCTAGCTACATAACCCATTGCATTTCCTCAAGCAGTATCATTACACGGCAGTCAGAAAATCTAGCTTCATGACTCCAAGCCAACAGCTTTTCTACGTTGATGCATGCAAAATTGCAAATATTTCTAACGAATAAGGAACTCGAAAGTAGTAGAGCATCTCAAATTACACTAGATACTTTTGTCACTGAATGGGATCACCAATGGAAAGAATTTCCGATATTTCaattaatatcattattcaGGTAACTAGGTGAACAAATTTTTCTAATTTCAGAATATCAAATGATAAATtcatccaaaagtttaaactatTAGGTGAAATTTCAAATATGATTTTATAATCTCTAAAACACACCCGCACAGAAATATCTATTGAGCTTGAAACATGAACAAACACAGACCCACCTTGCCttactcaaataattaattaaacatgGAATGCCAAGGATCGAACTCTAGAACTTTCAATCATATAAACTCTAATCCCATATTAAAAAACCAATTAATCTAAAAGTTCAAACTGTTTAGTGAGACTCCAACTGTAGTTTTCTTATCTCTAGCACAAATTAATGACTGTCTCTTCTGTACCATAGTGGCTGCTGATAAATTGTCATCGCTTCTCTGGCCTCTGGAACATGAAAATACTGACTTCATCTCTTTTGCAAAATTGCATGAGGGTTTCAGTCAATTGCTGTCTTCACTAGAGTGGCAGTAAATCTTCATGCTTATGTCACACAATAACTTCTAATCATTGTTGTTCATGTTGCTTGAAATCTATTAGCTACTTCATTCTAGCTTGCATTTAAAGGTATCAGCCATGACATTCCTCTTGCTGGCacctctctctatatatatacacaatGTTGCCAGAGTAAAATAGGAAAGTTCACTAGTTAATTCCTATGATTAAACCTATAATTAAGTTTATACTAATTTAAGGCTTTAACAGAATTCAACAAACAttatattatttcataaatacTGCACTTGTCTAGGTTATATTTATTTGCAAAGTTTTAATAAATGGACATTCTGATGGACAGTTTATGAGCATCGACAAAAACTAACTAAGAAGCAAAACAACTAACCATTCTCTCCCTCTGCAAGGCAGTCAAAACTCGCAAAGGAAGAGTTATGAGTGCAATCATCCAAATCATTGTCGTACGGAACATATTGAGATGAACATTGATTGAGGTCTTCACCAACTCCACCCAAGTATTAATCACAATAAACATGGTTTGCAGACCACACATGAATACTGATTTGCAAAGTGAGAAAGGCTTTGTCAGAAGGATCATGATGATGCCCATTTTCTCAGGATTCAAATCTAATGTTAATACTTATTGCATTGCTTCCTCACACATTTACATGTACACACCTGCAAGACAGTTGATGGAAAAGTATGTAAGGAAGAAATTTTAAACATAGACCATAATTTACAATGCCAAAGGAAATTTGTCATTTCACTTAatagaattacaaaaagaaacggatttttattcttaaataTCATCTGAGAACAGGGCATGATACCTTCTAGATAAATTATCTTACTAATTAAACTTCATCCTCCAGGAAAATGAAGATTTGTTGAGCAATCCAAAGGAATATCTTATCTTGAAAGAGACGAGAGAAAACAAGAAAAGGTCACCGCGCTGACGGGATATCATGCAATTATTTACAGGGTGAGAAGTACATGAGTGTCACTTTTTGATATATACGAGCGCAGAACAAGCATGATTTTTGCCATTAGCATATTCAATACTAGACTAATAAAAAATAAGCTCAAGTGGTAACATGGCATCATAGGGATTCTTTAAGCTTTTCCCATAAATTCAAAAGCAAACCAGGTTACCTAGTATTCGACTCATTTAAGTACAATACTAGAAATTCTTAAAAACCATCACAAGCATACAAAAACATCACACGAAAGTATCTTTGAAAATGTTTAATTTGCAAAAGGGCCTGCTACTTGAATAACTGAACTTGCCTGAAATTACTCTGTCAGGAACGAAATACAATTATCCGAAACCAAATAAGACTCAACTTATGCAGCACAATGCTGAACAATCATAATTTGCAAAAAAGATGGTGCAATTGTAAGAACCAACATAAGTCATCAAGAGCGTAATAATTTGCTTATCTGCATAAGGTAGCACAGACGCTTCATTCAATTaatgtttcccgtttcggacacgaaacttcattttttacatagaaaatcttaaaataacaccaTTTCGCACTTGTCGAATCTAATATTTAGGTGATTTATATCCTATGTactctaaataaaaaaaacttatcatTTATTGCTGCAGTATACTGAAGTCTAAGGCCTTATTTGGTTTCAACCTGTATTTAGttcagttttgtttttgttttctgtGATTATTTAGTtcagtttttatatatataaataagtaTTGAGATAATTCTTTAAGTTCAAATTCATAAAGTGTAATTGGAATGTTTTGTTATGATTTGTTATTATTCCTTTTCTCAATTTTTATTCCCCATTTTACCTCCTCATTTGGCTCAACTGAGCTTTAAAATTGATTTCTTTTACAAatatattagaattttaattataattaattaattttctaattcaCAACTCCAATTCTACAGATGAAGCTCTACCATTCCACATGAACtcattctttaattaaaaattcagaTGAGTCATTACTTGAATAATCAATCAATCATTcagatttttctttttaaaaaaaactactctAACACAGtacaaatcttaaaaaaaacaacaccaaataTGATTTTGAATAGTGGATCAGTTCTCTATAAAATAAGTGAGAAAAGGCAATTTGAATGGAAGAAGAAACATAAAAAAGAGAGATTTAAGAGAGTGAATAAAAATGAAGACTTACAGATAAAGGAATGAAAAGGCCGCAAAAAAGTAGAATCCCACCGATTTGAGGCATTAAAGAAAGGATTTTGAGTGAAGCGAGAGAGAGGTGGCAAATGGCAATATAAGTTTTCGCATGCCTGACACCTGTTTTTCAAACAATCATGCACTACCCTCACCCTGGGATGTTAGTATAGTATTGCTACAGGCTAAACAATCAAAACCCATATAattttgaggaaattacaccatttgccaaaaaaaataaaaataattacaaaactatatgttgattttttttatttacaaaaatattaataatatttacaaaagtacaaaaaaataaaaaataatatcaagcatacggtgtatactgcgGGTATAATATcaatatactaaaaactaacattatattaatattatacaaaattataccaacattatacatactgagattttattaatattaaataaaaatttacaaaaattacatcaaatcgtttactaaaaattaaattaataatatactaaaattatatcaacAGTATACTAAGAgggtacacatcaaaatatactaaaattctattattacatcaacattacatcACATCACACACTatatattaacctaacaatatactaaaattataccaacaatatacaaattctctaatttattaccaactatagtgaaaaatacatataaaaaaatacacatgttatcaactagaaaatatatataaaatttataatcgatatacctaaaatatactgaaattataacaataataaaccaaatattatttttaaattatctgatatatagttttagtatttcaaaattattccataattataccgacattatacaaatcgtacttttataattaattttcattttttggtacttttgtaattaattttaaatcagtcgtatttttataaataaaaaaagtttactggtacttttgtaaatatttttaaaattttaggtatttttgtcatCGACCCTATAATTTTTGTTGGCTAAACCCATCCAAAGTTttttgtactatatcatttttgttcaaaaaccATCTGTACTATTATTTTATTCTGCAAGTCTctctatttatataatttttgattttcaggtcttttttttttgttttctccaACCCctctacttataatttttttgttcctccagtccctcaaaagAACCTTAAAATCGGAATTTTGTCAAGTACAAGAatctgaaaaacaaaaaaatagtataagggcttttgaataaaaatgatatagtataaAAATATCTAGATGAATTTAGCCATTTTTCTTTGGTATAGTTTATGCCTCGAGCAAATAAtctcttttttgaatttttaagtgGATTACTAAatattgtcttttttttattatccaCCGTCGCTGTTATTATTTAAACactttttattctatttttatttcaaaaataaaacttcAAATCCTCGCAACTCATTTAAATTCCGACAAAcgaaaattgtaatttttgggTGAAAATATCAGAAAGAGAGCGAGATATCGAACATAAATCTAAGGTAAATGtttaattttcctttttaaatttttttaaaattgctgTCGCCGGGAGCGCCTGCCCTGCCAAGGCGTTTTTCAATGCTGAAAAATGCCATGCGAGTGCGTTTTACAGCTGCAGAAAACGCCATTCTAGGGCGTTTTACAGCTGCTGAAAATGCCCTGCTATGGCGTTTTTAAGCTGCTGGAAAACGCCCTGACAGGGCGTTTTATGCCCGTGCGGCGGCGACCGGAAACATCGCTGCCGCCacctataatttattttttaaaaaaataataaattaattaaaattacgtaattaatttgtttaataaattaatgtatgtataatataagtaatttactttttattataattaagagtttatggtttaatttttattgagtAATTGTAAAATTTCGGGTGTATAACTTAGAATTTAGGGTTTATAATTTAGAGTTTagagtttataatttataatttagagtTTAGGTTTTAGGTTTCAATTTTAGCGTTTAGCGttagttttgaatttatttatgttaattttattttatttttaattaatgtttatataaataatgtattttaattaatattattaaaaatagaatattgCAGAGTAAAGGGCCCGGTAGAGGAAAAATCTACCTACTGCTCGGCAGCTACGGATGGATCCGGAGCTAGAGGGGTCAGGATTTCGACACGGCCATTCTCGTGGTGTGACCGCTTCAGCATGACGATAGAAGCAGCAGATTCGGACTGATCCGGTTGAGAGACCTCATGTGCCAGATGAGGAGTGGAATGCCATGCTTTATCAGAAAAATATAGAGAGTTCAGAGGAGTCTGAACCGGTCGTTGATGCTCGACCGAGGACGGGGAAAGTTGGAAAGTTCGTCGCTGCATCGTTTGAaggtaaaaaaaacataattattctattatttaaaatactggattaatttttaatattgtttaaatattgtaaattttatttcaggTTCCAGCAGACGACCTGAGCTAGAGCATGTCGACGTATGAACCGTTAGTAGGCCAGTGCCAGGAAGACCACATAACGACAATGTCATTCCCAACTTTCTCGTACATGTTGCTGCTAGGATTTGGGGGGGGGACAGAGGCACACAAAAATACCAGAACATATATACAACTTGTGGGAAGCTGAGAGAGTGGTACGCGGATACCTCTGACGAGGTCAGACAGCTGATTGATCAGAGCGGTTTGCGACATCTCCCCGATACGATGTTCGTCCACCTGGATATTCCACTACTTTCTGCCTTTGTGGAGCGATGGAAGCCAGATACTATCTCCTTTCTCTTGCCTTTTGGGGATATGACTATCACGCTGCACGATGTGTGGGAGATTCTTCGCGTTCTAGTCGATGGGGATCTGGTTTTTGTTGTGCCCAGTAGATCTCAGCTTCAGATTGCTTGTGTCGAGATCTTAGGTATTGATAATGACACACTATTAGACTAGGAGACAAAGCATTATTTTGAGGGTGAAGTTTTAATTGACTCGGTGATTTTGTGCGGTCACAGTCGGGGTCGGACTGCTGAGGTGGAggtgtgagcggagcggggttcgggggtcGCTCACCCAAGGCTTATgactgacttctcgatctggaaatggtttgaaaaatagagtcgccacctagttcaactaggaaatgcttTTTAACcaactagataaccttactcgcctccggtaagattatcgtgcatcagaccaacGACTAGGGtccgtggacctccccgagactttTGTGcctggcttatctgttaccggctttatttactagacatattcgcatttatctcatctcaacagtatatgcagtccacatgatatgaaagctgtaaataaacatgtatgaaagcagtgaacacgtttgacgcgcatatgattcgatttggactggcatttgaggcaagtagcaggtactcctaaatatacatctaaccttagaggtttctagcaaatagcataagtctggctggtttgaatattttacatgcacaaagcctaaaccggatgtaaatgtttgattgattgattttattaggtgatcttgaaaaacctatacaatcGTTACTACTTTTTTAAGGTAGTCCTAAGATGTCTAATTGACtggctggaattgcattatttggctaattttatgtgtagtcctttaaccggttaataTTTGATTTGCTATACTTTTGGGAAGCAGTAAACATTGCAAACTTACCCATATACAGTTGGTATACATGCAAGATTAGAGATatttttaaacctcgttgactttttgAGTGTCTAGCACTCGCGCAGGTTTTGGCCATCGGTCTGATCGAAATTAGTTCTCGGTCAGATCatgagagttgtgcgtctcgttgATCCGGTTTTACTTGTTCGATCCAGAGGTGATTCTAAGTTCGGGTTAGCCCGGAAttggctctggaagttgctggtttgctgggcctcgggctggtgggcccggtttatacactatgtaaCATTACTGGACATCTTagtccgttttacatcgggtTTGACCCGTTACATTACAGAAAATTAATCTATACTAAATTATCTACGTCTGAGTTCAAATCGAGCCTGTTTCTGAGCCCTAACGAGCCCGGAAACATGTCTCGAAGTCTAGATGAAGTCTGGGAGGATCTGGGAGCAGGTTTCTGGGAATCTAGGGGCGACGAACATGGTGCTGGTGTGACTATCGGCGCTAGAAGGATGGAGTGGCGCTGCCGCAACCTTGTTTTGGCGGCGGTGCCGGTTACGGTGGCGGTAGTGGAGGGACTACTGGTAGCAGCAATAGTTTCCAGGATtcgttttttagtgtttttggcTTGTTTCAGCTCGTTTTTGAGTCTGTAAAGAATCAAACATTATAAATATGACATGTAAGGATTATTTACAGCATTACAACTATCAAATTGCAGCAGTTATTGAATTAGACATATTATGTCAAATAAGCTTGTATTTAAcataaacatgcattctaagcaaTTCTAGTGTCTGGATTTCTGGATTTAAAcatacaaaatatattaattaaattattagcaTGCTTACTAGTCAGTTTTCATGGAAATCATGGCAATATTATTAAAACTAACAGTGATGGCAAAAAAACACTATTTAAGCAATTTACAGTAAAATAGCATAAACATGCagtctaaaaacatgaaatctaGCAATTCTAAATAAACATGGCAAAAAGTGATGGGAAGAAAATTAGAGTCATCAGAGGTAccggtctgagtccttggctcgtttgctggcaAAGTGGATGTGGAATCCTGCTTCGAATCTGTGCAGAGCTTGcattcttggagaatcaaagcgtaTTTAGGTGTTTTCAGGTCTAGAATCGAATGATTCTTGAGTCTTTGTGTGTGTATGTGTTCGAACAGGCTAGGGTTTCTTAGGAGGAGGTCGAATTCTAGCTCTAGGGTTTATGTGTTTCTAGTCTGACTCCTGACTCAGCTGACTAACAGTAGTATTTATAGGGGAATGAGTGACCTAGGGTTTACTAGAGTCTTCGAAGAttgaaagtgtgtgaagtgataggACTTAAGGAATTAGGATTAGCTAAAAAgtctatttaatttattaaattcggATTTACACTTGCAGGCTAAGTAAAAGAGTGCTAAAAGTGCATTTTGGTGCCTGAAAGTGTCAAAAAAGGCTACTAAGACCCTATAGGTTTGgttatggtcaatttcagtcagtcaaacttgcaaattggcccataaacttctaagacattgcaatcagtccaatttctggacttagacttcaatctctttagatttttatgagctatttacgcctaattgcgttttaatcctccaagtttgcagctATGCACAGACTAACCTGTTTAGATTCCAACAAGCAAATTAATAGCTCGTTACCTGGACatatttctctgaaaatcatgattggacgcttcagtcccttatcaatttttacctgtccgaaaaataggtgtctatagGAGGTTATTGGATTGGTTTGATTGAATCTAGGTTGCACGTTGTTTGTTGATAAAAGTGGCCACAGTATTAGACCGACATGTCTTTGGGAGGTGAGAATGAGTTAATAAGTTTAAATTTGTtctgatattttattttgtttaatcagtTTAAcatgactttttttattttatttgttttatttaaataggtGAGGGACATATTGACAGCTGCATCTTCTCCCTCATGGGGCTCAGCCACACTGGAGAACATGTACCGCCATCTTGGAGTGGCTTCTAGGGCCGATGCTCAGGGTTTTTCCGGATGCCTGACACTACTGCTGTCATAGATTTACGAGTATTTTCCTTGCTTTCGACCCCAGCTAGAGCAGCTTTCTATCGATGCTA
This window of the Mercurialis annua linkage group LG5, ddMerAnnu1.2, whole genome shotgun sequence genome carries:
- the LOC126679731 gene encoding uncharacterized protein LOC126679731 isoform X1; translated protein: MGIIMILLTKPFSLCKSVFMCGLQTMFIVINTWVELVKTSINVHLNMFRTTMIWMIALITLPLRVLTALQRERMLQDHLHEMQIELDNLAWDRKELQHQLHTSIKECRILESMLAEVEDENDNLIAKFELLQDELQDLKVENQQLKENFVKDRSSKKSASRDNAQKTDIADTIHYSISDGRGQTCYKATGIIFEDLAMLKNAWESQGKSEAELLTFLKTKCAATESFSSFSRSVNSSSVDIDEGLNERRDAALSQSLFSAVLSLLVGIIIWKAADPCMPLVVALFAVVGMSLKSVVQFFSTINNKPASDAVALLSFNWFMLGTLTYPALPKVARMLTPLTFNIFYWIVR
- the LOC126679731 gene encoding uncharacterized protein LOC126679731 isoform X2; translation: MKSVFSCSRGQRSDDNLSAATMLQDHLHEMQIELDNLAWDRKELQHQLHTSIKECRILESMLAEVEDENDNLIAKFELLQDELQDLKVENQQLKENFVKDRSSKKSASRDNAQKTDIADTIHYSISDGRGQTCYKATGIIFEDLAMLKNAWESQGKSEAELLTFLKTKCAATESFSSFSRSVNSSSVDIDEGLNERRDAALSQSLFSAVLSLLVGIIIWKAADPCMPLVVALFAVVGMSLKSVVQFFSTINNKPASDAVALLSFNWFMLGTLTYPALPKVARMLTPLTFNIFYWIVR